Sequence from the Rutidosis leptorrhynchoides isolate AG116_Rl617_1_P2 chromosome 3, CSIRO_AGI_Rlap_v1, whole genome shotgun sequence genome:
TGACATTTGTTCCTCTACATATAATTCCTTGTTCTGTAAAAGAAGATCAGCTTCTTTGGCctaaaacaacaaaaaaaaaacatGGAAAAATAGTAAATAACTGAATAATAGCAGAATTAAAGGTAATGATTAAAGTCAAAGATTCACATTATCATGGCACCTTTAATATCCTGAAACGATCGCCTAATGGAGAAAGaccataaagaatggtacgttccAAATAATCAGCTGTTTTTGCATGTTTAAAAAACGGGTGCTTTATAAGCTTCTCAGCTGACGGACGTTTTTTCGGGTCTTTCACTAAGCAAGTAGCAACCATATCTTTAAAAGACTGAAAACAGCAAATGTTAATATCAATTTCTAGTGGAttctaaactttaaatctttggAGGATAACACAAACCTTCGAAAACTTTTTGTCCCTTTCATAATCGAGACCTGGTGGTGCATTTTGAAGAGTCATAAGCAAAACCTACAAGATGAGTTTAAATCCTTAAATATCTTCTATAATTCACTAAATCAACATGACGATCATATTTACTTACTTTCATTGGCGGATACTTTGAAAAAGGTGCATGCCCGTGCGCAAGTTCGAGCGCTGTGATTCCAAATGACCAAATGTCTGCTCTGTTTCCATTAAATAGAGTTTTAAAGAATAGATCtctaagtattaatattaacaaataaTAATTTACATTAAATAGAGAAATAAATTACGACATACTTGAAGTCATATCCATGCAGCTGTTGCATAACTTCAGGTGCCATCCTACGATAGACAATCAAAcacgtaaaaaaaaaaacataaaattaaaacaATAATGTAACTATGCGCACTACAAAAAAAGATTATAGCCACACCAACAAGGAGTTCCCACAAACGTATTTCTTGAACGTTGCCGATCCCCGGCATCAAACAAGCATGCAGACACTCCAAAGTCTGCTAACTTTATAGAACCATTAAAATTGGCTAATATGTTTCCTGCCTGAACAAAACATCATTATCGCTCATCTTATTAGAAACTAAAATCACAATTTATTGATCATATGGAACTTTAAGGTTAATAAATGAGTTACCTTTACATCTCTATGAATATGCCCATGAGCATGAAGATAAACCAGCGCTTTAAGAACCTCCCGAAGCAATGTAGCAATAACGGGCTCTTCAAAACCATCCGGATAAGACGATTTCATTATGTGAAGACACGATCCACCAGCCATATACGGCATAACAACCCAAAGGTTGTGGCCCGTTGCGAAAGAGCAATATGCCGGTAACAAATTTGGATGATTAATCAAGCTCATCGTCTGTACTTCACGACGGATTCCATCCTAGATCAATTCAAATCAAATGTGAGAAACAAAACCCTAAAGCTAAACCTAAACCTAAACCTAGTAAGCAATTTAATGAATGATAAACCATGTGCGACTAACCATATCATTATTACACTTTTCCAAATCAAGAACCTTGATCGCAACTATCTCGTTTAATGGAACACAAAGTGCCCTGTACACAGAGGCACTCACTCCTTCACCAACTTCCTCATATAGCTTGTAATCGTTTGCATTTAATGGAAACTTCTTTTTTGATGCTTCCATACTTATACTTATTCAATGACTAAATAAAATAGTTTAACCTAAATTAATGAACTTCAAATAAATTTTACAACCCATTCTAACATAATAAGTAAATTCACTCTTTTATCATGTATAAAGCTTCATCACCAAGAGCTTTTTCGACGTTTGTCTAGCAACAATCGCAACTAGTACAACTTCAATTATAAACCTCACTATAATTTTCAAGCTTACTGAACAATATCAAAAGCTGAAATCACAACTCTGCAACATCAACAACAAAAGCTTGTCAACACAACAAATCGCAGACAAAATTAACATTTTACAAACAACTGTTttattaattaacattaacatTCATAATCAAACTAGGGCATTTATCAAACAaagccaaaaaaaataaaaaattaatgaccttttattgtcattttattggtTTTCTCCCCCAAATTATTTaccttttttataaattaaaaaaaaaaaagaagactcAAAGCTACATTACTTTTATAATTCGCTATACACAATTACGTAATCAATTACATACAGCAGCTAAATCAGACATCAAACTTATAAAAATGACAGTTTTAATCTTGATTTCAAACTCGAAAATCAATTTCCTAAACAGCAGATTGAAGTTAAAATAACAATACAAAACATggatttcaattaaatgaataaaAAACTTCAATGTTTACTTGATTGAGATTGAGATATAAATCaacattgaattgaattgaattgaattgaaaaaAAATAAGAATTTAGGGAAAACGATGAAAGCGTACGAACCTAGGGATTTGAAGACATACATGTTCCGTACGAGACAACTTGAGACAAAGGACTGAATATATTGACTAGCAGAAGACTGGAATTAAAATTAACATTGGGTACAAACTAGAAGGTAAACAAGGTCGGgtgaatttatatttatttatttttattaattaaattttaaatttcTACGAGTAATTTTTACTTAAGCTAATCCGTCATATGAATAGTGTGTTAAATGGTAATCAATCATGAAAACAGCTGTAGTCGTGTAGGAATTCGACATCGAATCTTTACTGTTTCTGTGCTTAAAAAACCTTAAATACATTTTAGATTGTTGCTATTAAAGGTGCTTTATAAATAAATATTGGCTTGAGAGATAAACATGTGACATAAAAAAACaaactactccctccgtccctaaattattgtccagtattccattttgggatgtcccaaattaattgtctacttccataaatagaaaggaaaggagatatttcattggtggatctggagagagaagatatttcattggtggagaaataaagttagtgggatttcctaaaactgtgtgttttttgtctggggacaattaatctgggacggagggagtaacatTTACGGagtatttaattattttattatattatttatattggaAGATATGAGATGTTTATATAATTACTAATTTCATGAACGCATGTCTTTAACGCATGTCTTTCAAAAGCTACTTAACTAGCTTGTGTTATTAAAGATGTTTTTGAGACcgtaagtgtgatgacccggaaaattttgacttatttaaaccaattctctatatgatttaatattttcgataagcaatgaattttgacaagttttaaaacttttaaaaataatttttttatatataacggttgaccaccctgtttgtccaacgattcacgaatgtcataacatgtattatatacatattttaataaatataagagttttcgatatatacggaatcatgcgaataatatttatatacgaaatgattaaaaatttactattaaacgatgctatttcaaattaaaatttttacgtattaagtcattttatttttatgatataatttttgtaatttttttttaagaaacgaagttaaattaataatgtacaatttgtaaagcacaacgtacaacgtgtagcttaaatagttgaatttaaattaattcatttactattcacatgaaaacgacatgatagaaattattaattataagttacatagaatacccctgaagtatttaataaatacgactttttaaaattttaatatttgatttacgtaatatttaatatGTCGACGAGGTAACAAATAaatgcatgtgggctggaaaaaggagccatgcgatcgcatggcctcccctcacaataaccatgcgatcgcatgggataaaaatcctggccacatctatatatTTCGACAGTCTTGGCTCGAGGGAAACACACacataaaatttatattactccctctgttattttattatcatattattattattattattattattattattattattattattaaagattaatattattgttaatcttattatcattattagtattattaccatttatacataaaatactacgacgaggttatgagcatgtcactttcaaaatggttttcaagcgggatagagctaaggaaattatgggttattgccaaggaggttatgggtaatgttcgggggtatatttgtaaatcaaacctagtgtttatcatctccgttacatctacgtactttcctacaatattgaatctcaatactgatacgttgagatctacgattatttggtaattcgagttttggtcacattttggtgaacaactttatatgctgctaaggtgagtttcatatgatcccttttactcaatatatttttgggctgagaatacatgcgactgtttataaatactgaaaatactagatttacatgcgtgagtttcaattgctccctttttaattgcttttgcaatctatatttttgggctgagaatacatgcactttattttaaacgcaatggatacaagtacatacttaattctacaccgagtttgaaccgaaaatcccttagctttggtaactagtaactgccggttataagaactggtgggcgcgagtagttatatatggatccatagggcttga
This genomic interval carries:
- the LOC139900078 gene encoding serine/threonine-protein kinase BLUS1; this translates as MEASKKKFPLNANDYKLYEEVGEGVSASVYRALCVPLNEIVAIKVLDLEKCNNDMDGIRREVQTMSLINHPNLLPAYCSFATGHNLWVVMPYMAGGSCLHIMKSSYPDGFEEPVIATLLREVLKALVYLHAHGHIHRDVKAGNILANFNGSIKLADFGVSACLFDAGDRQRSRNTFVGTPCWMAPEVMQQLHGYDFKADIWSFGITALELAHGHAPFSKYPPMKVLLMTLQNAPPGLDYERDKKFSKSFKDMVATCLVKDPKKRPSAEKLIKHPFFKHAKTADYLERTILYGLSPLGDRFRILKAKEADLLLQNKELYVEEQMSQQVYIRGISAWNFNLEDLKNQAMLINDYDEVSNVEDPIIAKQQNGVYNNHSDAKSDEICNLEDSFAALPIQPQPLQALDQITVLWGCFDISEEDVATISQTERDETPLNLNPEDKDSVPVLGPTSSVSAASFIPSLQTIFQHNMAQREEILRLIKFVDQTSSSSSANPMDHVELGNNGFTQIPPSPREIELHSQVIQLQQSVGSLVEQLQRQKMRNAQLEKQLIDLVKENGIKG